A DNA window from Pseudarthrobacter sp. W1I19 contains the following coding sequences:
- a CDS encoding LacI family DNA-binding transcriptional regulator, with translation MATQAAGTDRPATIHDIAAMCGVAASTVSRALSTPDRVNIRTRQRIQAAAAELNYLPNSQAKALSSGRTGAVGVLVPDITNPFYFDLIRGTQLQLKAAGYTQLLVDTEESDEVEASTLEQLRKTADGVIVAASRLTDEALLAAAGKAPLVTINRDVAGVPAVIIDTPSATSQALDHLISLGHTRVAYIAGPLTSQSSERRWAALSEAAQDRGVEVRSLGPFAPKTQSGAAAADAAVHSGVTACIAFNDLIAIGMLQRLRERGIRVPEEMSIVGCDDIFGADFCNPPLTTMASPIEQAGRVAVSMLLAKLNPLAAGGVRTRSVMPTHLTVRSSTAAAPAPSTAP, from the coding sequence ATGGCGACGCAAGCGGCAGGAACAGACCGTCCTGCCACCATCCACGACATCGCCGCCATGTGCGGAGTTGCCGCTTCCACTGTTTCACGCGCCCTGTCAACGCCGGACCGGGTAAATATCCGTACCCGGCAGCGTATCCAGGCGGCCGCCGCAGAGCTGAACTATCTGCCCAACAGCCAGGCGAAGGCATTGAGTTCGGGGCGTACGGGGGCCGTGGGAGTGCTGGTTCCCGACATCACCAACCCGTTCTATTTTGACCTGATCCGGGGAACCCAGCTCCAGCTCAAGGCCGCGGGTTACACCCAGCTGCTCGTGGACACCGAGGAATCGGATGAGGTTGAGGCCAGCACGCTGGAACAGTTGCGCAAAACGGCCGACGGCGTCATTGTCGCAGCATCCCGGCTCACCGATGAGGCCCTGTTGGCAGCTGCCGGCAAGGCCCCCCTCGTGACGATTAATCGTGACGTTGCCGGTGTTCCTGCCGTCATCATTGATACCCCGTCCGCCACCAGCCAGGCGCTTGACCACCTGATTTCACTGGGCCATACCCGGGTTGCCTACATCGCCGGGCCGTTGACGTCCCAATCCAGCGAACGGCGCTGGGCTGCCCTGTCCGAAGCAGCCCAGGACCGTGGCGTGGAGGTGCGAAGCCTGGGCCCGTTTGCTCCCAAGACCCAATCCGGCGCAGCTGCCGCCGACGCCGCAGTACACAGTGGTGTCACCGCCTGCATTGCCTTCAATGACCTCATTGCCATCGGCATGCTCCAGCGCCTGCGGGAACGGGGGATCCGCGTACCGGAGGAGATGAGCATCGTAGGGTGCGATGACATTTTTGGCGCGGACTTCTGCAATCCCCCGCTGACCACCATGGCTTCGCCTATTGAACAGGCTGGCCGGGTGGCAGTTTCGATGCTTCTGGCGAAATTGAATCCGTTGGCCGCAGGCGGCGTGCGCACCCGTTCCGTGATGCCTACACACCTGACAGTGCGGAGTTCCACGGCCGCGGCGCCCGCCCCATCGACTGCTCCGTAA
- a CDS encoding nitronate monooxygenase family protein, translated as MTAHQHPAESSNRFTRLLGIDVPVVLGPFGGVSSVALTAAVSDGGGLGSFGLYGYDAAAIHKTAAQLREATAKPFALNMWVPNGTETTTLPPEDFERYTAILKPYFDELGLPYPEMPARYMPDYGEQVEAALEARPAVVSFVFGVPGPDVVEEAHRRGIKVVGTATTVAEAVALEAGGVDAVVATGMEAGGHRVSFLKPAEESLVGTFALVPQVADAVSVPVIAAGGIADRRGFAAAMALGADAVQVGTAFLATRESAAVPAYREVLHGPAAAHTVLTRALSGRLARGIPNRIIAELEETGEVAPFPVQNWLTGRFRPQAAAQGNTDLMSLWAGQSAPLLRHHTAAEVLAELLAGA; from the coding sequence ATGACCGCACACCAGCACCCCGCCGAGAGTTCCAACCGCTTCACCAGGCTCCTGGGCATCGACGTTCCGGTGGTGCTCGGCCCCTTCGGCGGTGTTTCCTCAGTGGCGCTCACCGCCGCAGTGAGCGACGGCGGCGGGCTGGGTTCATTCGGGCTCTACGGGTACGACGCCGCTGCCATCCATAAGACGGCAGCCCAACTTCGCGAGGCGACAGCGAAGCCCTTCGCCCTCAACATGTGGGTGCCCAACGGCACCGAAACCACAACCCTCCCGCCCGAAGATTTCGAACGTTACACCGCCATCCTGAAGCCCTACTTTGACGAGCTCGGCCTTCCATACCCGGAGATGCCGGCGCGGTACATGCCGGACTACGGCGAGCAGGTGGAAGCTGCGCTCGAGGCGCGTCCCGCCGTCGTCAGCTTTGTCTTTGGTGTTCCTGGCCCCGACGTCGTGGAGGAGGCGCACCGCCGCGGCATCAAGGTGGTGGGCACCGCTACCACCGTCGCCGAGGCGGTGGCGCTGGAAGCAGGCGGCGTAGATGCAGTGGTGGCCACCGGGATGGAGGCCGGCGGCCACCGGGTGTCCTTCCTGAAGCCTGCCGAAGAATCGCTGGTGGGTACGTTCGCGCTGGTCCCCCAGGTGGCCGACGCTGTGTCCGTTCCGGTCATCGCCGCGGGCGGCATCGCGGACCGCCGCGGTTTCGCTGCCGCCATGGCATTGGGCGCCGATGCGGTGCAGGTGGGAACGGCTTTCCTGGCCACCCGCGAATCTGCCGCCGTTCCCGCCTACCGGGAGGTCCTGCACGGCCCCGCCGCTGCCCACACTGTCTTGACCCGCGCCCTCAGCGGCCGGCTGGCCCGCGGCATTCCCAACCGGATCATTGCTGAGCTTGAAGAAACCGGCGAGGTGGCCCCTTTCCCGGTGCAGAACTGGCTGACGGGGCGGTTCCGTCCACAGGCCGCCGCCCAGGGAAACACGGACCTGATGTCCCTGTGGGCCGGCCAGTCGGCGCCGCTTCTCCGGCACCACACCGCAGCAGAGGTCCTCGCCGAACTGCTGGCCGGAGCCTGA
- a CDS encoding YcnI family protein gives MNTSALRRTLQTAAATGGAAAMLLAVAGGASAHVGVTPDKTDANSYALLTFAIPHGCDTSGTTKVAITLPQELNDAQPTVNPNWTVEKVTEQLAEPKKQADGTSITKRTSQIVYTAKAPLAHELRDALVLSVKLPDAAGSTLYFPTLQSCETGQTDWSEIAKDGQDPHALKAPAPSVTVTPAGGAGHGEAATASDSHSSAAGSTGEAPVTDSGANARSWTGLAAGIGGLVLGGAAFFRNARRKVSADPAAK, from the coding sequence ATGAACACCTCCGCACTTCGCCGCACCCTGCAAACAGCCGCCGCCACGGGAGGCGCTGCAGCCATGCTGCTCGCCGTGGCGGGCGGGGCTTCGGCCCACGTCGGCGTGACGCCGGACAAGACCGATGCCAACTCGTACGCCCTGCTCACCTTCGCGATTCCGCACGGTTGCGACACCTCAGGCACCACCAAAGTGGCCATCACGCTGCCGCAGGAACTCAACGATGCCCAGCCGACGGTCAATCCCAACTGGACGGTTGAGAAGGTCACCGAACAACTCGCCGAGCCGAAGAAGCAGGCCGACGGCACGTCCATCACCAAGCGGACCAGCCAGATTGTCTACACCGCCAAGGCGCCCCTGGCCCACGAACTCCGCGATGCGCTGGTGCTCTCCGTGAAGCTTCCTGACGCTGCCGGCAGCACACTGTACTTCCCCACCCTCCAGAGCTGCGAAACCGGGCAGACGGACTGGTCGGAGATCGCCAAAGACGGCCAGGACCCGCACGCCCTGAAGGCACCGGCGCCCTCGGTCACGGTCACCCCGGCAGGGGGCGCAGGACACGGCGAAGCCGCCACTGCCTCGGATTCGCATTCCAGCGCTGCCGGGTCCACCGGGGAAGCCCCGGTGACGGACAGCGGGGCCAACGCCCGCAGCTGGACGGGCCTGGCAGCGGGCATCGGCGGCCTGGTGCTCGGCGGCGCGGCGTTCTTCCGCAACGCACGCCGCAAGGTTTCTGCGGACCCGGCGGCCAAGTAG
- a CDS encoding DUF4232 domain-containing protein produces the protein MRSQRISHGLAITTAAAAAALLLSGCGPSQPQSSTTPTPGTSSASPGATSASPAPSGTPSDPPSTTAPATAPPAGPALCKAAGLSAATDASGGGAAGSVYMKLNLTNTGSEPCLLRGFAGVSLAADAAGAPIGAPAIRDEATAPTDVLLAPGQTGSAVLRYTQAGNYPDCAMVDAAGYRIYPPEETASLFLPQPTRACSNAEITLLTIGAFQPA, from the coding sequence ATGAGGTCTCAGCGAATTTCACACGGGCTTGCCATCACGACGGCGGCAGCGGCCGCCGCACTGCTGCTCAGCGGGTGCGGCCCCAGCCAGCCGCAATCATCAACGACCCCCACTCCGGGCACCAGCTCTGCCAGCCCCGGCGCGACATCAGCGTCACCCGCCCCGTCCGGGACGCCGTCGGACCCGCCGTCCACAACCGCTCCGGCTACCGCTCCCCCCGCAGGACCGGCGCTCTGCAAGGCCGCCGGGCTTTCCGCAGCCACGGATGCGTCCGGCGGCGGGGCCGCGGGCAGCGTCTACATGAAGCTCAACCTCACCAACACCGGTTCCGAACCCTGCCTGCTCCGGGGCTTTGCCGGCGTGTCCCTGGCCGCCGACGCAGCCGGCGCCCCCATCGGCGCGCCGGCCATCCGCGACGAGGCCACCGCACCCACCGACGTCCTGCTGGCACCCGGGCAGACAGGCTCGGCCGTCCTGCGCTACACCCAGGCCGGCAACTATCCCGATTGCGCCATGGTGGACGCCGCCGGCTACCGGATCTATCCGCCGGAGGAGACGGCGTCGCTGTTCCTGCCCCAGCCCACCAGGGCATGCAGCAACGCGGAGATTACGCTCCTCACCATCGGAGCGTTCCAGCCGGCGTAG
- a CDS encoding DUF4383 domain-containing protein codes for MTSMSSNGRTVGRTNIQKAALAVGAVFLLVGVLGFIPGITSNYESLGFAGHESEALLLGIFQVSILHNIVHLLFGAAGIALARNAAQSRNYLIVGGAIYLVLWLYGLLIGHDTPANFVPLNTADNWLHFVLGVGMIGLGVVLSRGTARAGRTTTAH; via the coding sequence ATGACCAGTATGAGTTCGAACGGTCGCACCGTGGGCCGTACTAACATCCAAAAAGCAGCCCTTGCGGTGGGCGCAGTGTTCCTCCTGGTGGGCGTCCTGGGGTTCATCCCGGGCATCACCAGCAACTACGAATCCCTGGGTTTCGCCGGCCATGAGTCTGAGGCCCTGCTGCTGGGCATTTTCCAGGTGTCAATTCTTCACAACATCGTCCACCTGCTGTTTGGGGCCGCCGGGATCGCCCTGGCCCGGAATGCTGCGCAGTCGAGGAACTACCTGATCGTGGGTGGCGCCATCTACCTGGTTCTCTGGCTTTACGGCCTGCTGATCGGACATGACACGCCGGCGAACTTCGTCCCGCTGAACACCGCCGACAACTGGCTCCACTTTGTCCTGGGTGTCGGCATGATCGGCCTGGGCGTGGTGCTGTCCCGCGGCACCGCACGTGCCGGCCGAACCACCACGGCCCACTAG
- a CDS encoding FAD-dependent oxidoreductase has translation MTSIWLDGREAFASDPFEPGGTYDTVVAGAGLTGLVTALLLARSGQNVLVLDARFPGAVTTGNTTAKVTLLQGTFLSQLSRQYSQKQVQAYVDGNREGQAWLLRYLDEQNVPYQIRDAYTYAASAQGTEKLREEVSAATTAGLDMEYVRDAGLPFPVHGAIRLADQAQIHPVDVLDALVADIRSRGGSVVGGVRLQDVTGGRPATVHTDRGTVTANEVVLATGIPVLDRGLYFAKLKPSRSYAAALQLQEDQAPPPGMYISVEQPTHSLRDYEKDGRRLLLVGGHGHHVGRARSEKHHLGSLLDWAAQQYPGSQVTHTWSAQDYMAVNLMPFFGKLPRGKGHVYFGTGYNKWGMTNAVAASLGIAADILGGQVPWANTIHHRITSPSGALSAVSLNAGVAAKLASGWGQLAAEGLKTEGAKVLKKDKDQLPPAPAPVVPEEGQGQVYREGTRPVAVSTVDGTTCKLSAVCTHLGGIVHWNDSERTWDCPLHGSRFSNEGELLEGPATRNLPAAGKA, from the coding sequence ATGACGTCGATTTGGTTGGACGGCCGGGAAGCATTTGCTTCCGATCCGTTCGAGCCCGGAGGCACGTACGACACCGTGGTGGCCGGGGCCGGGCTGACCGGTCTTGTGACCGCCCTCCTGCTGGCACGCTCGGGGCAGAACGTCCTGGTGCTGGACGCACGGTTCCCCGGTGCCGTCACAACCGGGAACACCACGGCTAAGGTCACACTGCTGCAGGGCACCTTCCTGTCCCAGCTGTCCCGCCAGTACTCGCAGAAGCAGGTGCAGGCGTACGTGGACGGCAACCGTGAGGGCCAGGCCTGGCTCCTGCGGTACCTCGACGAGCAGAACGTGCCCTACCAGATCCGGGATGCCTACACGTACGCGGCGTCCGCCCAGGGGACGGAGAAACTCCGCGAGGAAGTCAGCGCCGCCACGACGGCGGGCCTGGACATGGAATACGTGCGCGACGCCGGCCTGCCGTTCCCCGTGCACGGCGCCATCCGCCTCGCGGACCAGGCGCAGATCCACCCCGTCGACGTGCTGGACGCCCTGGTGGCGGACATCCGCAGCCGCGGCGGGTCAGTGGTGGGCGGCGTCCGCCTGCAGGATGTCACCGGCGGCCGCCCGGCCACCGTCCACACCGACCGTGGAACCGTCACGGCGAACGAAGTGGTGCTGGCCACCGGCATCCCTGTGCTGGACCGAGGGCTGTACTTCGCCAAGCTGAAGCCCAGCCGGTCCTACGCGGCAGCACTGCAGCTGCAGGAGGACCAGGCACCACCCCCGGGAATGTACATCTCGGTGGAACAGCCAACCCACTCGTTGCGGGACTACGAGAAGGACGGCCGCAGGCTGCTGCTGGTGGGCGGGCACGGCCACCACGTGGGCCGGGCGAGATCGGAAAAGCACCATCTCGGGAGCCTTCTGGACTGGGCCGCGCAGCAGTACCCCGGCTCGCAGGTGACGCACACGTGGTCGGCGCAGGACTACATGGCCGTGAACCTGATGCCTTTCTTTGGCAAACTGCCGCGGGGCAAAGGCCACGTCTACTTCGGCACCGGCTACAACAAGTGGGGCATGACCAACGCCGTTGCGGCGTCTTTGGGGATTGCTGCCGACATCCTCGGCGGGCAAGTGCCCTGGGCCAACACCATCCACCACCGGATCACGTCACCGTCCGGCGCACTCTCGGCGGTTTCCCTCAACGCCGGGGTGGCGGCCAAGCTGGCCTCCGGCTGGGGGCAGCTTGCGGCCGAAGGGCTGAAAACGGAAGGTGCGAAGGTCCTCAAAAAGGACAAGGACCAGCTGCCCCCGGCTCCCGCTCCGGTGGTCCCGGAGGAGGGCCAAGGGCAGGTGTACCGTGAGGGCACCCGCCCGGTCGCCGTCTCCACCGTGGACGGAACCACCTGCAAGCTGTCCGCTGTCTGCACGCACCTGGGCGGCATTGTTCACTGGAACGACAGCGAGCGGACGTGGGACTGCCCGCTCCACGGCTCCCGTTTCAGCAATGAGGGAGAGCTCCTGGAGGGCCCGGCCACCCGGAACCTTCCCGCTGCAGGGAAGGCTTGA